The Molothrus ater isolate BHLD 08-10-18 breed brown headed cowbird chromosome 2, BPBGC_Mater_1.1, whole genome shotgun sequence DNA segment ATGTCCGGTGTGAAGTTGAAATCCATGCCCTATCTTGCACTTTGCAGTCATTTCCTTGTTTCTTCCCAAGGGCTTTCTGCTGCCCATGATTTGTTTTGcagagaaggggaggaaaaCTGTAGTAatcagctggaaaatgaaaatgtgttgtCATCCTTCAGCACCCTGCTCTGTCAAAACATGGCAAAGTACAGGTAGGACACCCCTGCTGAGGTGCTCCAGGTATTCCTTTCTAAGCTGGTATCAGGGTGGGTGGGAGGAcctgcaaaatacagaaaagtaaaaaatatagATTTAATTCCTTGTAGGCTTCATCTGAGTGATCATCATCAGAGCAAACTAATCACAGTAAGAAAACAGCAACAGATTCTTACAGCTTCTCTTTGTACTTGCTGCTTCTGCACTTAGGGATGAGGTGTACCCTACTGCCAGCCCAGGGTCCCCTGGACTGTCCCCACAGCAAATTTGAAGTCCCAAGTAAGATTCTGCTTTGGTTTATGAATGCTGGTGCATTGCACTGAGTTCAGGTTCTTGGTATTCTTCTGTACTGATTCCTGTTTTGCTTGTTACAAGCTTTCAAGAGCTTCTGAGGTACCACTGTGTTGCTGACTGATGAACTGACAATACAAGCTTTAATCCACACTGCTTCTTTAGCCTTATACTTGATGATGGAAGATCCAAAGAAACAGTTGAACCAGGCAGAAAGACCCATCAAAGCCAAATAATTCAGCTAGCATGTTTTGTAACCAGTGTGTTTCTCAGAAGCAATAAGATTATGAGGATCAGCTGGTGTGCTTTGTGTTTGGTGAAAAGAAGCTTATTTAAATTAAGAGAGCCAGGAAATCTGTGTCTCAGTCCAGAAGGAAGATGGGTTCCACAGAAGACCTTGACTATCCTCAAATCATCATGCAATACAGCAATGGATTTTTAATCTCAAAGGTAAGAAATATAACTCTTAGAGtatgcagaaagaaatattCAAGGATTTCTCTTTAGTCCTAAATGTAAGTCTTTGGAAGAGGTGAAAGCACTGCTATAATGACTGCTtttgcaaagatatttttaaggCACAAAGGCAAAACTAGTAATTTCAGTCTTCTTATTGTTTGCTGATGTTATTTGCTTAAGCCCGTGGGCATAAAATTATAATATCCAGTGCAGtggatgttttttttcctcaattacTACTTAACTTTCCTATTGTCCCTTGCTGATCCTCTGGCCAACATGGTAACAGAAGGAATGTTCTTTGTGTTGTGCAAATACTGCTGCACCTTAGGCTCCTGAAAGGCAGAGCTGATAataaatagaggaaaaataGATAATGAAAAATCACTTTGTGAGAAAAAGAGGTGCCCAGTGCTTTCCAAATTAATACTGTTAGTACTATGTTTTAGAGAAACAACTTCAACTTTGGCCATGTTAAGCCATGATCTTACTCAGGGTAAAAGGAGCTTCATTGTACAGGAATCATTGTAGCTCAAATCATTGTAGATACAGGCAGTCAGTTAAATTAATGTCTTTGTTACTGTTTCAGGAGTGTTTATGTGACCAGAGTAATAGGCTCATACTTGTAAGATTGACTGTGTATAGCTAAAGAAAGATGgttggttcttttttttaaatgtatggTTAGCTGTGTTTGTCCGAAGGTTGATGAATGTTACTGGAGAAATTCAACAACTCTAGGGAAAGACTGAGCAGTTCTGTTAGTTAAATGCAGCAGTTCTTCTGCATGAGAGGAACCTCCCTGCTTCTGGAAGATCACTGTAGTCCTTCACATCAGTCCCTGAAAACAAGGTCCTAGTTTGGGATATTCCCCCTATTGCAAGCCATGAGAGACTCTCCAGGGTTCACTGAAGCAGGCACTAGATCCTTAGTTAAAGAACAGAAACATAAACAGACAACAAGCACCCCCACCCAGACTTGCCCTTGTTCTTTCTAGGAGATTGTGAGAATGTGTTTCTAAACTAAGGAAGAGGCAGGGACATTTACACACAAAATCTGGTCTCTAAATGTGGACTTTTGGAAGCCAAAAAGTACTGGCTGGTTtcactggaaaaggaaaaagaataagaCTAATGAGTGGATTACATGCATAGTGTGTTATATCGGTGCTCTGATAAACTGCAATTTAATAATTGAACTTGTTTATATGAAATATAAGTttatctgaaataaatattattaaatttatACTTTCCCTAGTTAAGCAGCTTGTGAAATGCAGTAGGCTTTGTGCGTTCACCTAATCCCTCACTGCcatctttccctgctcccaggttATGTTCACTGCCTGTGAGTTGGGGGTGTTTGATCTTCTTCTGGAGTCAGGAAAGCCTCTGTCTTCAGATGCCATTGCTGCAGGTCTGGGTGCCAGCACCCTGGGGATGAGAAGATTGCTGGATGCTTGTGTGGGATTGAAGCTCTTGGCAGTAGAGATGACACAAGAAGGAGGTAATAAAAGCAGAGGAATGGAAATAAATTGTAAGATTGAAACCTCTGATGGTTTTGAAAGTGAGGTAAGATGTGTGGGCAAAGGTGATACCAAATGTTAAGTCAGTTAATGTAGCTGGAAGAAGGATAGAATCACTCTTGGGATTAACTCTTCAGCTGAAAGAGGAGGCAAATGTCAGCATGATCACAAGTATAAAATGAAACACAGGCACAGGGCTCTATATCCATAAATGTCTTTGTACAAGATCCTCACTTTGGAGAAGATATTTAGGATAGCTCCACAAGCTCTATGGAACTTGTCTCAAGAACTCTCTGGGGTATGGACAGGATTTTAAACTTAAAACAAAATGCCAGGGTGGATGGTAACAGCATGATTTaaaacaggttttgtttttcataggGTTTTTACCATTATGTGAACTATTTTGTTAGGTTGTTGATCAGAACTGAGAGGTGATAAAAGTTTTTCCTTATGTCAGAAACATGGAATCCACTTGGAAAGAAAGGATCTCTAGCCATCCAACAGCTGGTCAGGGCCTGCTAATATCTCACAGGTtgtgtcccctgctctgccttgtgTTGGCATGCTCTGCTGTAGGGATTACAGTTGTTGCCCAATGAGTCTGGGGAGAGCAGGATCTATCTTTTATATTCCTTTGGTATGCAAGTCGTGTGGGTGAGTGATGCCACTGCAGAAGCATTGGAGGGAGTGGGAGGGATTTCTGGGAGTCCTTTAGGCATTCTTCTGTTTGCAGAAGGTCCTGTCCTAGTGAACTGAGGGAGGGTAGGTGTGGCTGGCCTGCTGTTTTGGGGACTTTCCCTCCACTTGCTGACCTTGTTGATCAAGAAAAAGACTTGTCTGCAAAGAGTTTTCACTTAAATAGAGCACACCGAAAGCTTTCTCTAAGAGCAGAAACCTATATGTAAATTACAACacttttttaaaggcttttttttgctCTCCTTGAAAGAAATGTTTGGTGCTGGAGTTAAGCACAGGGAGATGGTGTTTATGTAGATAGAATGGGGCAACACAGATTTCAGCAGCCCTCACCCACTGCTCATTGCAGTGGAAGGCTTTGGTTGTAGAAGTAATGTGGCTCTGTCTTTGGCTGTATAGACATCTTCTGGTGATAAACACCAAGCTGTACAACAGACTTGGCAAGGTGATATATCATATATGTTagtaaatgcatttattttaccCTTTAGCCCtctacagaaacacagaaatttccAATGTCTACCTTACAAAATCAAGTCCAAAATCTCAGTATCACATAATGATGTATTATTCCAACACAGTCTACTTGTGCTGGCAGTACCTGGCTGATGCTGTGAGGTAAGGAGGAGTGCTGTGTGCTGTCTGGTGCTTTGCAGCATCTGTGTTACTGCTCTGAGTGGTGTGTTTCTGGAGAAGAGCTCAGTAAAGATGTCGACTCATtctcagaaattaaaagcaacagATAAGTCAGCTGTTAACATGGCCATATGTGTGCCATTTCCCCTCCCCCCCTTGTTTTCCATTTGTGTatgttcttgttttccttttccctgtcaTTGTAGAGATGATCCAGAAATCAGATTTCTTTATGTATCACTTTCAGTAAAGCACTTTGTCATTACATGGATCTTACTGGATGTGGCATCAACAAAGTAAATAATGAGTAGTGGTGGCTAAGTGTCCTTCTGTTTCAAAAGTTTATAGGGGCAGTTTAATAGGGGTCTGGAGTCTCACTTGTTCCAGTCCATGCAACTGATGACCAAACACAGTGTAGATGATGGTGATGATTGCATCAGTCTTTACCTCAGGTGTGCTCCCTTAAATGatagaatcctggaatggtttggggtggaagagGCTCTAAAGTTCATCATCTAGTTCCTACCTTCCTACCATGGATGCCACTCactagatcagattgctcaaagTGCCATCCCACCCTGACCTTGAAAGGACCCAGTCATTCTTGAGAGAGGTTGAGAAATATATTAGCACTCTCATAGGCTTTTTCAATTGCTCTTTTagagaaggaagaaatcaaTATGAAAGAGCTTTTGGTGTTTCATCTAAAGACCCATTTGGAGCAATGTACAGGTAATCATTCGAATATTTATAGAAATTTTATTCTTCTTGTTGTGGATAAAACTAATGTTTTTAATTATGACTCAGAACAATTAAATATGATGAGGTGACAATTCCTCTCATCAGTGTCATGCAATGTTTTTACTTCTCAACAATATCAATTACTGGGACACTATCTGATATTTTGAATAGAAGTATATAATTTCCTAACCCGAAAAACATCACAGATCTCTGATAGtagttgaagaaaaaaaaagtcccttgGAAATTCTTAGAATGAGCAGCATAATACACTGTTGGATTTCACTAGTCTTAATTCCCTATTTAAATGCATGAATTCATAGCTGTACACTCCTGATACAGTAATATTCAAGGTAGGTTTATATGCAAAGAGGACATATTCTGTGTCAATAAAACCAGAGATTTTTGTTTAGGCTAAAACATGTAGCAGCAGTTATATTATAGGAATCTCTGAGGATGTGGTAAGGAAccctctctctgtgctgtctCTGTTTGCCTTGCTAGATCAGATGAAGAAATGCTAAAATTCATGGCTGGCCAGAACTCAGTGTGGAGTATATGTGGCAGAGATGTTCTTGCTGCATTTGACCTTTCCCCTTTCAGGCAGATCTATGACCTGGGAGGTGAGTGTCAGAAGATCTTCTTTAACAACACTCTGAACTGTCTTTTAtaagctctgcagaggaaaacaacTCCTATGTTATATGTTGGGCAAAACAATGGAAAGCGGGACATAGCAATATAAGGAGAATTTTACTGATTTGGgttaaaaacagaaatgtgaGAGGGATGACAGCATTAGAAAGCTGAATGTTTTTCTCTACAGTCTGATTTATGTAAGCAGTCACTCATCCCCTTGTGGATGTGGCAGCTGTAGCATTTTTCATGCCTTGCTTGCATTCTTCCAGTGCCAGactctttccttcttcccctaCAGTCACTGTTGTTGAGGTGCTGCCTACAACCTCTTATCCTGGAgcaccctgctgtcccagcactgctgagtgctGCCAGGATTCACAGGACAAGGCAGGCTCCCTCCTGGCCTCCCTCACTCCTTTCCCAGAGCCTGGTTTAGtgactgtttttcatttttcaccttccagcacccacagctggtCTGGCTAGGAGGGAGTGTAGGGGTAGTAAGGGCAGGGGCTGACCCCACatgcctgggtgctgcaggccCCAGATCTTCCTGCAGAACACATGGAGGCAGTGActtctcctgcccctccacttCTCTCCTAGCACCACATGGGAAGAGGTGTCTCAAGGGGTGCATATGTACATTGCCAGCTTCCATGAGGCCTAATGCACCCTTGCCTATATACTTTCATGGAGGTATCACTGAACAGCTTGGGTTTGTGTCAGTACTGACCTTCTTTTCCTGTCCTCAAAGGAGGTGGAGGAGCTTTGGCCCAAGAGTGTGTTTCTTTGTATCCAAATTCTACTGTCACAATTTATGACCTGCCCAAAGTTGTGCAGGTGGCCAAAGAACAGTTTGTTTCCCCTGAGGAGCGTCAGATCACTTTCCATGAAGGTAGGTGGGGACAGTGGTGTGGTGTTGTCACAGCTGTGGCTCcagagccctggctctgctcagaggTGTCATTCTGGAGGCTCAGGTCTCCAGCTGCCCCTTATGGGGACAGTGTCTcaggctgcagcctccccagcctggctctgcagctgtcCCAGTTGTTCACCAGCAGCTGTCAGAGACACAACTCCGTTAGTTATTCAGCAACATTAACTCCTGAAGAGAACTATTTCATTTCTTggaacattaggaaaaaaaaaaaaaaaggcatcatgCAATTTTGAAATCTGTTatgctttgtttaaaattttcctaACACTCCCCTTTTCTCCTGTGCAAACCTCCTGGCAGATGTGAGGGATGCCAGGTCTGCTCTGAACaagtgtttttccttctctggtcACAACCGATTGATCTTCAAGTCCTAAGATATTTTAAAGCATGAAAGTGGGTGAGCTAGCACCTATCCCTCTTGCCCAGGCTACAGATCCTGCATAGTCTTTGTACTATGTATGAGGAAAATGAGTATAGGGAGatctcatttttaatgtttacaaAAGTCTTCAAAGTGCTGGAAGTGCTTAAAATTGCTCAAagctgagagagagaaaaggagccttgaggagggaagggagtgtataaaaacaaagatgcaacaaaatgggaaaagaaatgacaaagtaaaatgctgagaaaaaaatttctgagTGCAGAACAGCAGGTGCTAAACAAAAGGAATAGCAAAGCTAGTGCTAGGAGGTGAGAGATGGGTATTTTTACCTACGGATTTATGAAGTAACTCTGTGATTACCAAAgttttctctttgaaaactTTCTTAGAGAAGGCAatattctttccttctttctcatgACAGGAACTGTGTGAACCTATGTCCTTAGTGCAGTATGAATTTGAATTTCTGTCATTGGAGAAAACCTAAACTGAAATGCTTTCCTGTGCATCAGTCTGTTTCAGGATTAGTTATTGCCTTTAAATGTTTGAGATCTTCTTGAGACTGATCAAGAGCAAAATTCCTTATGCAGTGCAACAGAGGACTTTCACCTGTTACCTCCATTGCTGTCTTATATGTCTGAAGGACATTGCAAGCCTGGAATTgaacagaactgaaaatatttgcataacTCAGCTCTCAGTGTTGTGAGAATTTGTATAATACATGTATTCTTGCTTTACAGGAGACTTCTTTAATGATTCAATACCTGAAGCTGAACTGTATATTTTATCCAAGATACTGCATGATTGGGATGATGACAAATGCAAACAACTGCTGGCAAAAGTCTACAAAGCTTGCAAACCTGGTAGGTGTGAACTCTTGAAGAGCAAAGAGACTTACTATTGTTTAGATAGGTGTATGCATCACagcaaaaaatcccattaaGCATCACAATGAAGCCTCAGAATTTCAAAAGCACTGctacaaaacaaaatcagtaaGTTCCTGTAAAGTTTTAgctggggaaaatgggaaatttcCATCCCAGCCACAGCACCTCCTTCAGTTCTGGGATGTCAGTACCAACATAGCTGAGCAAAGATATCCTCTGATGCTTTGGCTCTTTCATTGTCTTCTGTGATGCTAAAATGTGACATAATGTAGAGACTGCTTCTTCCTGAAAGTCACATTAGGATCTGTCCTAGTAACAGCTCAAAAATAGCTCACCTTTTCATTTCTCAGggtgtgttttctttctcttctctccacCAGGTGGTGGAGTGCTGCTGGTTGAATCCCTTCTGAATGAAGATAAAAGTGGGCCTGTAGAAACCCAACTGTATTCCATGAATATGTTGGTCCAGacagaagggaaagagagaacagcagcagagtACAGCAAGCTCCTGGAGGCAGCTGGCTTTGGAGTGATTCAAGTAAAGAGGACTGGAAAACTCTATGATGCTGTTTTAGGAAGGAAATAGTAGTACATGTTTTATGTATGTAACAAAACAGAAGAGGTTGAGAAATGTGCTATTCTCTTCTTAGTGGGCAATGATCAGCTTAGCTTCTAGTTAAGGCTGCCAACCTTTTTTGTAATACATTGTCAAAAGATCTTAGCATGCATGCATTACAAATTTGGAAGCCGGGTTTGGCTTGCCTTTGGAtctgggaggaaaa contains these protein-coding regions:
- the ASMT gene encoding acetylserotonin O-methyltransferase isoform X1, which produces MGSTEDLDYPQIIMQYSNGFLISKVMFTACELGVFDLLLESGKPLSSDAIAAGLGASTLGMRRLLDACVGLKLLAVEMTQEGALYRNTEISNVYLTKSSPKSQYHIMMYYSNTVYLCWQYLADAVREGRNQYERAFGVSSKDPFGAMYRSDEEMLKFMAGQNSVWSICGRDVLAAFDLSPFRQIYDLGGGGGALAQECVSLYPNSTVTIYDLPKVVQVAKEQFVSPEERQITFHEGDFFNDSIPEAELYILSKILHDWDDDKCKQLLAKVYKACKPGGGVLLVESLLNEDKSGPVETQLYSMNMLVQTEGKERTAAEYSKLLEAAGFGVIQVKRTGKLYDAVLGRK
- the ASMT gene encoding acetylserotonin O-methyltransferase isoform X2, producing the protein MGSTEDLDYPQIIMQYSNGFLISKVMFTACELGVFDLLLESGKPLSSDAIAAGLGASTLGMRRLLDACVGLKLLAVEMTQEGVYLCWQYLADAVREGRNQYERAFGVSSKDPFGAMYRSDEEMLKFMAGQNSVWSICGRDVLAAFDLSPFRQIYDLGGGGGALAQECVSLYPNSTVTIYDLPKVVQVAKEQFVSPEERQITFHEGDFFNDSIPEAELYILSKILHDWDDDKCKQLLAKVYKACKPGGGVLLVESLLNEDKSGPVETQLYSMNMLVQTEGKERTAAEYSKLLEAAGFGVIQVKRTGKLYDAVLGRK